Proteins from a single region of Esox lucius isolate fEsoLuc1 chromosome 13, fEsoLuc1.pri, whole genome shotgun sequence:
- the setbp1 gene encoding SET-binding protein isoform X2: MESAMIQNRIRKNPVGRPRSSTDLHKHLDPNASTRLPSPNPNHIPSPRSSLNPYPRPPNLSPSLNPNPNTSPKPCPNPSPRPPKTKDRWSYLKSRSPPSLVQRECGPLSGVSEPPSAFPITPSSPLYTNTDSLTVHSPAKRKRGRPKKQPLLTVETIHEGTSTSPLTPLARDRRKTHTLTTLAQMASGSTSPNSNGLKLKRGAGGHVRPVKRLKLGKVQSILNEILSGSGQHGSLALKSASAPVSSAMTAMASTIEARLGKQINVSKRGTIYIGKKRGRKPRSDTQTLTPKGGAKPPVPVSMSSLYDSLLVPSTAQPSSTSLLLRPSHTLSSLGPHGPHSDVTMPSLQPISALPSKPPGRGLLGAGWKLSPPRLLANSPSHLSEGAASVKEVTLSPISESHSEETIPSDSGIGTDNNSTSDQTEKGTNARRRYSFDLCGFEAAEAAVLEASSRGSRGRCERQAAVVDNFLSQQEKKQKHRRKRKCLQSRDHLHFLSELEEVVVKLQQLRVSHRRYTSCYPQHPYPSIFRLNFHHHYYPLTYDPYPCDPAPYLRRTAELKAKRRRGRPAKASEPITSKLPFVQGFGYPLAGGNYYAPYAMPYAPPLSLGYYPPAPPLYLPHHPLSPSPPSPFMRPAVPPPKFHSGVHSKLQAGAKLRTSTGPLQGSSGRGEGLGSMSSGGGGLGGVRLHKRKHKHKHKHKDETPLLSPHDRQELGGLFSGAKTNGLLNLLTDRREITNQKRQEKQMGGGRGSRGGSRGVVFDSDRVSSLPMDHVQFRTRTPGQPMSSFLSSYSSQSQRPDLSSDLFRLREEEEEGTGCSRRRGLAVFGEEGVMSFHNARKEKSQEREELFHNASPPVTGLTATLHRPASAQLNHTHSDLKFILFSTVL, translated from the exons ATGGAATCAGCTATGATTCAGAACCGGATTAGGAAGAACCCAGTTGGTCGCCCTAGATCATCCACAGACCTCCACAAACACCTTGATCCTAACGCTAGCACCAGATTGCCTagccctaacccaaaccatatcCCTAGTCCAAGGTCCTCCCTCAACCCTTACCCAAGACCTCCCAACCTAAGCCCCAGCCTTAACCCCAACCCCAACACCAGCCCAAAACCCTGCCCTAACCCTAGCCCCAGACCTCCCAAGACTAAGGACCGGTGGTCCTACCTGAAGTCCCGAAGCCCCCCCAGCCTGGTCCAGAGGGAGTGTGGCCCCCTGTCAGGCGTGTCTGAGCCCCCCTCTGCCTTCCCTATCACCCCATCCAGCCCCCTGTACACCAACACGGACAGTCTGACTGTCCACAGCCCCGCCAAGCGCAAGCGAGGTCGTCCCAAAAAACAACCCCTGCTCACCGTGGAAACCATCCATGAGGGCACCTCCACCTCACCGCTAACCCCTCTGGCCCGGGACAGGAGGAAGACTCACACACTAACCACGTTGGCGCAGATGGCATCTGGTTCCACTAGCCCCAATAGTAATGGGTTGAAACTGAAGCGTGGCGCGGGTGGCCATGTCAGGCCGGTGAAGAGGCTGAAGTTGGGGAAGGTGCAGAGCATCCTGAACGAGATCCTATCAGGCTCAGGCCAACATGGTAGCCTGGCACTGAAGTCCGCATCTGCTCCCGTCTCCTCCGCCATGACTGCCATGGCCTCCACCATTGAGGCCCGTCTGGGGAAGCAAATCAATGTCAGTAAGAGAGGAACCATCTACATtgggaagaagagaggaaggaagcCACGCTCCGACACCCAAACCCTGACCCCCAAAGGTGGGGCCAAGCCCCCCGTGCCTGTGTCCATGTCCAGCCTGTACGACAGCCTCCTAGTGCCTTCCACTGCGCAGCCCAGCTCCACCAGCCTCCTCCTCAGACCCAGCCACactctgtcctctctgggtCCTCATGGGCCCCACTCCGACGTCACCATGCCCAGCCTGCAGCCCATCAGTGCCCTGCCCTCTAAACCGCCCGGCAGGGGGCTTCTTGGAGCCGGCTGGAAGCTTTCTCCCCCACGTCTCCTGGCCAACTCCCCATCCCATTTGTCTGAAGGGGCGGCATCTGTCAAAGAGGTGACACTGTCGCCCATCAGCGAATCACACAGCGAGGAGACCATTCCCAGCGACAGTGGCATTGGGACGGACAACAACAGCACTTCTGACCAGACGGAGAAGGGAACCAATGCACGACGCAG atATTCGTTTGATCTGTGTGGGTTTGAGGCTGCAGAGGCTGCAGTGCTGGAGGCATCCAGTCGAGGCAGTAGGGGTCGCTGTGAACGGCAGGCAGCAGTGGTGGATAACTTCCTGTCCCAGCAGGAGAAGAAGCAAAAACACCGCAGGAAGAGGAAGTGCCTGCAGAGCAGAGACCACCTGCACTTTCTTTCTGAGCTTGAAGAG GTGGTGGTGAAGCTGCAGCAGCTACGTGTGTCTCACCGGCGCTACACCTCCTGCTACCCTCAGCACCCCTACCCCTCCATCTTCCGTCTCAACttccaccaccactactatcCTCTGACCTATGACCCCTATCCCTGTGACCCTGCCCCTTACCTGCGCAGGACCGCCGAGCTAAAGGCCAAGAGAAGGCGCGGCCGGCCCGCCAAAGCCAGCGAGCCAATCACATCCAAGCTGCCTTTTGTCCAGGGGTTTGGGTATCCATTGGCGGGGGGGAACTACTATGCACCGTATGCCATGCCTTACGCcccacctctgagcctgggaTACTATCCCCCCGCACCCCCCCTTTACTTGCCCCACCATCCGCTTAGCCCCTCACCACCCTCCCCCTTCATGAGGCCTGCAGTTCCCCCACCTAAGTTCCATTCCGGCGTCCACTCCAAGCTTCAGGCCGGGGCCAAGCTCCGGACATCTACCGGGCCACTTCAGGGCTCCTCAGGTCGGGGAGAAGGACTGGGATCCATGagtagtggtggtggaggtCTTGGAGGAGTACGGCTCCACAAGAGgaaacacaagcacaaacacaagcacaagGACGAGacccctctcctctcaccccaTGACAGACAAGAGCTAGGTGGACTCTTCAGTGGTGCCAAGACCAATGGGCTGCTCAACTTGCTTACTGACAGGCGGGAGATTACCAATCAGAAGCGTCAGGAGAAGCAGATGGGCGGTGGGAGGGGCTCTAGAGGAGGGTCCAGAGGAGTAGTGTTTGATTCGGACCGTGTCTCTTCTCTCCCAATGGACCACGTCCAGTTCCGCACCCGCACGCCCGGACAGCCAATGAGCAGCTTCCTGAGCAGCTacagcagccaatcacagcGGCCAGATCTCTCCTCCGACCTTTTTAGATTgcgggaggaggaggaggagggcacTGGGTGCAGCAGAAGGAGAGGCTTAGCAGTGTTTGGAGAGGAAGGGGTGATGTCATTCCACAATGCCAGGAAAGAGAAGAGCCAGGAAAGAGAAGAGTTGTTTCACAATGCCAGCCCTCCTGTGACAG